TGGAGGCCGACCCACCGCCCGGACTCACCTTCACCCAGGCCACCGAGGCCAACGCGATCTTCGCCACGATCCCGAACGACGCCGCCGACCGCATTCGCGACCGGGTGCGTTTCTACGACTGGGACCGGGCCCGCGGCGAGGTGCGCTGGATGACCGCCTGGGACAACACCACCGATGATGTCGACAACTTTGTCGACATCATCCGTGCGGAGTTGCGGCGGGGCTAGGTTCCGCCGCCAGGACGCGGCTTCTCTGTTCAGTTGTCAAGGTGCGCTGGGGCTTCGGGTTATGCGGCCGCGGGTAGGTCGGTCATGGTGCGCCGGGTGTGGGAGCGCAGGTGTGCCGGCTCGGGTGCTTCTGGTGTGTGGGGTGGGATGAACCAGGGGTGGCGGTCCCTACCGAGGTAGACCTGCCAGTCGCCGTGATGGATGAGGGTGTGGTGCAACCGGCACAGCAGCACTCCGTTGTCGATACTGGTTGTGCCGCCGGCACTCCAGGGGTGGATGTGGTGGGCATCGCACCAGGACACCGGGCGCCCGCACCCCGGATGGGCACACCCGCCGTCACGGACGGCCAGCGCTTTACGAATCGCGGGGGTGAACAGTCTTTCCGCGCGCCCGACATCCAACGGCACCCCCGAGTGGTCGACGATCACCGACGTCAACGTCGCATCACAACCGATCAACTCCGCGGTCGCCGCGGAGACCGGTCCACCGAACCCCAACCGATCCACCGCCTCCCCACTCACGCCCGGGGCACCCGGTCGGATGAGGGTGACGTGCGGGAGCACCCCACCGGACATCGGACGCCTCGACTGCGCCAGATAGGTGCGCAGCACCAGCCCGATCGCCTCCGCCCGGCGGACATCGATCGGGCGGGGGTCCGGCGAGCCGTCCGGTAGCGGGACCGGCCGGCACAACGGATCCAACGCCGCACATAGCTCTTCCCCGGTCGTCACGTCCAGATCGAGGGTGGCCTCAAACCGGCCCTC
The sequence above is drawn from the Mycolicibacterium neoaurum VKM Ac-1815D genome and encodes:
- a CDS encoding HNH endonuclease signature motif containing protein produces the protein MSPGDDVGPGLGRLVDCPRPVVDDEVLLGVLAAAVSARNLLDVVISSAVAAAERAGVPGRRHLRTGADLLRLLGMAPGAAARAVRVGRAASSLPALTIAQRLGGIGIEFADAVGKGVTHVESRAPLSDDDRAAVVTKLMVQTTPAEVAAKARAIALDRVAALPVEQRVVPVAEDATLNEMTVVQNAEGRFEATLDLDVTTGEELCAALDPLCRPVPLPDGSPDPRPIDVRRAEAIGLVLRTYLAQSRRPMSGGVLPHVTLIRPGAPGVSGEAVDRLGFGGPVSAATAELIGCDATLTSVIVDHSGVPLDVGRAERLFTPAIRKALAVRDGGCAHPGCGRPVSWCDAHHIHPWSAGGTTSIDNGVLLCRLHHTLIHHGDWQVYLGRDRHPWFIPPHTPEAPEPAHLRSHTRRTMTDLPAAA